The Humulus lupulus chromosome 4, drHumLupu1.1, whole genome shotgun sequence genome has a window encoding:
- the LOC133830016 gene encoding DEK domain-containing chromatin-associated protein 1 isoform X2, translated as MASETLEEVKKKPEEEVPVKEDKQEVEEDNRVEAKEEEEVKKGTEEEKPEEKEGEGSEEEEKEEEGGSEEDEEKEDDGEEKGKKGRKRSSKVKEEQSASKKEPVTPSSDRPTRERKIVERYSAPTVARSSSSKGLSIEKGRGTQLKDIPNVAFKLGKRKGDDNLQLLHTILFGKKAKVHSLKRNISQFSGYVWVETEEKQRTKIREKLDKCVKEKLADFCDLLNIPISKTSTKKEELSAKLLEFLESPHATTDVLLADKEQKSQKRKKKATHGKSSGAADGETSPELQAKRQKQATSGKKRKSSPKVQEEESNDKAESSDAQHDSHEDADGDDVMHEVSDHEEKSGDEEDKSKEQLSSPKSPSKKGKEGSKVKSGDKPTPVKKSTPVKSSKKPAESTKKSSSSKKSVSDADETSGSLSKSKGSASKKRKLEKESRKDDKVKTASRKSSSKSSGKVSGKDQAKVRSSKKAKGEPSKADMHAVIVDILKEVDFNTATLSDILRQLGTHFGVDLMHRKAEVKDIITDVINSMTDEEEDEGDDGEDNDEAGDDDEEKDEDKDDDDDDDA; from the exons ATGGCTTCGGAAACCCTGGAAGAGGTGAAGAAGAAGCCCGAGGAAGAAGTTCCTGTTAAGGAAGATAAGCAAGAGGTGGAGGAAGACAATAGAGTTGAagctaaagaagaagaagaggtgaAGAAGGGTACGGAGGAGGAAAAACCGGAGGAGAAGGAAGGTGAAGGAAGtgaagaggaggagaaagaagaGGAGGGAGGGAGTGAGGAGGATGAGGAGAAGGAAGATGATGGAGAAGAGAAAGGTAAGAAAGGTCGTAAGAGGAGCTCGAAGGTGAAAGAAGAGCAGAGTGCGTCGAAGAAGGAGCCTGTTACCCCCAGTAGTGATAGGCCGACTCGGGAGAGGAAGATCGTTGAGCGGTATTCCGCACCCACGGTTGCCAGGTCTTCATCGAGCAAAGGCTTGTCAATTGAGAAG GGTCGTGGTACACAGCTCAAAGACATTCCAAATG TGGCTTTCAAGCTGGGAAAGAGAAAAGGTGATGACAACCTGCAATTACTTCACACAATACTATTTGGAAAAAAAGCAAAG GTGCACAGTTTGAAGAGGAATATAAGCCAGTTCTCAGGTTATGTTTGGGTTGAGACTGAG GAAAAACAGAGGACAAAAATAAGGGAGAAGCTTGACAAATGTGTTAAAGAGAAATTGGCGGATTTCTGTGATTTGCTAAATATTCCAATTAGTAAGACCTCTACAAAGAAG GAAGAGCTCTCTGCCAAATTGCTGGAGTTTTTGGAATCACCACATGCTACAACAGATGTTTTACTTGCTGATAAGGAGCAG AAAAGTCAAAAGCGAAAAAAGAAGGCCACACATGGAAAAAGTTCTGGTGCTGCAGATGGAGAGACATCTCCTGAATTACAAGCCAAG agACAAAAACAAGCAACTAGTGGAAAAAAACGGAAGAGTTCGCCTAAAGTTCAAGAAGAAGAGAGCAATGATAAGGCTGAATCTTCAGATGCACAACATGATTCTCATGAAGATGCTGATGGGGATGATGTAATGCATGAAGTAAGCGATCATGAGGAAAAATCTGGTGACGAGGAAGATAAATCAAAAGAGCAGTTGTCCAGTCCCAAAAGTCCTTCAAAAAAGGGGAAGGAGGGCTCAAAAGTTAAAAGTGGGGACAAACCTACACCTGTCAAAAAGAGCACACCTGTAAAATCTTCCAAGAAACCAGCAGAGTCTACTAAGAAATCAAGTTCTTCAAAAAAAAGTGTGAGTGATGCTGATGAAACCTCAGGTTCTCTTTCCAAGTCCAAGGGGTCTGCATCTAAGAAACGGAAGCTTGAAAAGGAAAGCCGGAAGGATGATAAGGTGAAAACTGCAAGCAGGAAATCTTCGAGCAAATCCTCTGGAAAGGTTTCAGGCAAGGATCAAG CAAAAGTTAGAAGTAGCAAGAAGGCGAAGGGAGAGCCCTCTAAAGCAGATATGCATGCAGTAATTGTTGATATTCTGAAAGAAGTTGACTTCAATACG GCAACTTTGTCTGATATTCTAAGGCAACTAG GTACCCACTTTGGTGTGGATTTAATGCATAGAAAAGCAGAGGTGAAGGACATAATTACCGATGTGATAAACAGTATGACTGATGAGGAGGAAGATGAGGGGGATGATGGTGAAGACAATGACGAAGctggtgatgatgatgaagagaAAGATGAAGACAAGGATGATGATGACGATGACGATGCTTAG
- the LOC133830016 gene encoding DEK domain-containing chromatin-associated protein 1 isoform X1 — protein sequence MASETLEEVKKKPEEEVPVKEDKQEVEEDNRVEAKEEEEVKKGTEEEKPEEKEGEGSEEEEKEEEGGSEEDEEKEDDGEEKGKKGRKRSSKVKEEQSASKKEPVTPSSDRPTRERKIVERYSAPTVARSSSSKGLSIEKGRGTQLKDIPNVAFKLGKRKGDDNLQLLHTILFGKKAKVHSLKRNISQFSGYVWVETEQEKQRTKIREKLDKCVKEKLADFCDLLNIPISKTSTKKEELSAKLLEFLESPHATTDVLLADKEQKSQKRKKKATHGKSSGAADGETSPELQAKRQKQATSGKKRKSSPKVQEEESNDKAESSDAQHDSHEDADGDDVMHEVSDHEEKSGDEEDKSKEQLSSPKSPSKKGKEGSKVKSGDKPTPVKKSTPVKSSKKPAESTKKSSSSKKSVSDADETSGSLSKSKGSASKKRKLEKESRKDDKVKTASRKSSSKSSGKVSGKDQAKVRSSKKAKGEPSKADMHAVIVDILKEVDFNTATLSDILRQLGTHFGVDLMHRKAEVKDIITDVINSMTDEEEDEGDDGEDNDEAGDDDEEKDEDKDDDDDDDA from the exons ATGGCTTCGGAAACCCTGGAAGAGGTGAAGAAGAAGCCCGAGGAAGAAGTTCCTGTTAAGGAAGATAAGCAAGAGGTGGAGGAAGACAATAGAGTTGAagctaaagaagaagaagaggtgaAGAAGGGTACGGAGGAGGAAAAACCGGAGGAGAAGGAAGGTGAAGGAAGtgaagaggaggagaaagaagaGGAGGGAGGGAGTGAGGAGGATGAGGAGAAGGAAGATGATGGAGAAGAGAAAGGTAAGAAAGGTCGTAAGAGGAGCTCGAAGGTGAAAGAAGAGCAGAGTGCGTCGAAGAAGGAGCCTGTTACCCCCAGTAGTGATAGGCCGACTCGGGAGAGGAAGATCGTTGAGCGGTATTCCGCACCCACGGTTGCCAGGTCTTCATCGAGCAAAGGCTTGTCAATTGAGAAG GGTCGTGGTACACAGCTCAAAGACATTCCAAATG TGGCTTTCAAGCTGGGAAAGAGAAAAGGTGATGACAACCTGCAATTACTTCACACAATACTATTTGGAAAAAAAGCAAAG GTGCACAGTTTGAAGAGGAATATAAGCCAGTTCTCAGGTTATGTTTGGGTTGAGACTGAG CAGGAAAAACAGAGGACAAAAATAAGGGAGAAGCTTGACAAATGTGTTAAAGAGAAATTGGCGGATTTCTGTGATTTGCTAAATATTCCAATTAGTAAGACCTCTACAAAGAAG GAAGAGCTCTCTGCCAAATTGCTGGAGTTTTTGGAATCACCACATGCTACAACAGATGTTTTACTTGCTGATAAGGAGCAG AAAAGTCAAAAGCGAAAAAAGAAGGCCACACATGGAAAAAGTTCTGGTGCTGCAGATGGAGAGACATCTCCTGAATTACAAGCCAAG agACAAAAACAAGCAACTAGTGGAAAAAAACGGAAGAGTTCGCCTAAAGTTCAAGAAGAAGAGAGCAATGATAAGGCTGAATCTTCAGATGCACAACATGATTCTCATGAAGATGCTGATGGGGATGATGTAATGCATGAAGTAAGCGATCATGAGGAAAAATCTGGTGACGAGGAAGATAAATCAAAAGAGCAGTTGTCCAGTCCCAAAAGTCCTTCAAAAAAGGGGAAGGAGGGCTCAAAAGTTAAAAGTGGGGACAAACCTACACCTGTCAAAAAGAGCACACCTGTAAAATCTTCCAAGAAACCAGCAGAGTCTACTAAGAAATCAAGTTCTTCAAAAAAAAGTGTGAGTGATGCTGATGAAACCTCAGGTTCTCTTTCCAAGTCCAAGGGGTCTGCATCTAAGAAACGGAAGCTTGAAAAGGAAAGCCGGAAGGATGATAAGGTGAAAACTGCAAGCAGGAAATCTTCGAGCAAATCCTCTGGAAAGGTTTCAGGCAAGGATCAAG CAAAAGTTAGAAGTAGCAAGAAGGCGAAGGGAGAGCCCTCTAAAGCAGATATGCATGCAGTAATTGTTGATATTCTGAAAGAAGTTGACTTCAATACG GCAACTTTGTCTGATATTCTAAGGCAACTAG GTACCCACTTTGGTGTGGATTTAATGCATAGAAAAGCAGAGGTGAAGGACATAATTACCGATGTGATAAACAGTATGACTGATGAGGAGGAAGATGAGGGGGATGATGGTGAAGACAATGACGAAGctggtgatgatgatgaagagaAAGATGAAGACAAGGATGATGATGACGATGACGATGCTTAG